GGAGATCCTCATGTAGGGACTGCGTACATAGCACTTTTCAACTTAGCATTTGCACATATTAATAACGGAGACTTTATTTTAAGAATAGAGGATACTGATCAAAATAGATATACTGCTGGTTCAGAACAGATGATTTTTGACGCATTGAAGTGGCTTGATTTAAATTATGCAGAGGGACCAGACGTAGGAGGACCCTATGGACCATATAGACAATCAGAAAGATTTGAACTTTATGGTGAATATGCAAAACAGTTAGTAGAAAAAGGTGGAGCATACTATTGCTTCTGTACACAAGAAAGACTGGAAAAATTAAGAGAAAGACAAAAAGCTATGGGAAAAGCTCCTGGATATGATGGACACTGTAGATCATTAACTCAAGAAGAGATTCAGGCAAAACTAGATGCAGGAGAACCATATGTAATAAGATTAAAAATGCCTTATGAAGGTGAAACTATTATAAAAGATAGATTAAGAGGAGATATTGTATTTGAAAATAATAAAATAGATGATCAAGTACTTTTGAAGGCAGATGGATTTCCAACTTATCACCTTGCTAATGTAGTAGACGATCATTTAATGGAAGTTACTCATGTAATAAGAGCAGAAGAATGGATAGCCTCAACACCTAAACATATCCAATTGTATAAAGCTTTTGGGTGGGATGCGCCAGAATTTATTCATATGCCATTACTTAGAAATGCAGACAGAACAAAAATATCTAAAAGAAAAAATCCTGTATCTTTGAATTGGTATAGAGATGAAGGATATCTTAAAGAAGGTATAGTAAACTTCTTAGGGCTTATGGGATATTCATTTGGAGAAAATAAAGAAATATTTACTTTGGAAGAATTTAAAGAGAATTTTAATATAAATAAAGTATCTCTTGGAGGACCTGTATTTGATCTTGTAAAACTTGGTTGGGTAAATAATCAACATATGAGAATGAAGGATCTTGATGAGCTTTCTAAGTTAGCAGTTCCTTTTTTCCAACAGCAAGGACATGTAGGAGAGAATGTTTCTGAAAAAGAATATGAAGCTATTGTGAAAATAGTTGGAATACTTAGAGAGAGTGCTCAAACTTTAAAAGAAATTGCAGTAGAGGCAACAGCTTATTATCAAGATGATTTTGAACTTCCAGAAGTAACAGAAGAAATGAATAAAAAAGAGAGAAAAAGTGTAGAGAAATTATGTTCTTCTATAGAAGATCCAGTAGGAAAAGATTCTATAAAATTATTTATGGAAAAGCTTGAAAAATGGGAAAAAGATGAATTCACAGTTGATGAAGCAAAAGACCTGTTACATCATACAATGGATGAAATAGGGGAAGGACCAGCAAAAGTATTTATGCCATTAAGAGCAGTAATTACTGGTCAGGCTAGAGGAGCTGATCTTTTCAATGTTCTTTACATAATAGGAAAAGAAAGAACATTAAAAAGAATGAAGGCTATGATAGCTAAATACAATGTTCTTTAATATTCAAGATAAAGGGAAAGAGTTTTTACTCTTTCTTTTTTTGTAATATTTATGTAAAAGCAGAAATTGTTTTTACATGAAGAGAATTTATGTTATAATATTTTAAAGGTAAATCTTTTTAATAGGAGGATGATCACAAGTTGTTAAAAACAGAATTATTAAAAACTGAGATATTCAGGGATTATAGTGATAAAGATCTGGTTAAAGAGGAAGAAGCAGTAAGATTTTCACTTTTGGAAAATCCTCAAAACATAGAAAATTTAAAAAGTTTGGCAGCAATATTATATTATAAAAGAGATTATAACGGAGCAATTAAATTATATGAAAAAATAGTAAAGGCAAATCCAGAAAATGCAGATTATACAGCTTTCTTAGGATATCTTTACCATGAAAATGA
Above is a window of Fusobacterium varium DNA encoding:
- the gltX gene encoding Glutamate--tRNA ligase, whose protein sequence is MEKRVRTRIAPSPTGDPHVGTAYIALFNLAFAHINNGDFILRIEDTDQNRYTAGSEQMIFDALKWLDLNYAEGPDVGGPYGPYRQSERFELYGEYAKQLVEKGGAYYCFCTQERLEKLRERQKAMGKAPGYDGHCRSLTQEEIQAKLDAGEPYVIRLKMPYEGETIIKDRLRGDIVFENNKIDDQVLLKADGFPTYHLANVVDDHLMEVTHVIRAEEWIASTPKHIQLYKAFGWDAPEFIHMPLLRNADRTKISKRKNPVSLNWYRDEGYLKEGIVNFLGLMGYSFGENKEIFTLEEFKENFNINKVSLGGPVFDLVKLGWVNNQHMRMKDLDELSKLAVPFFQQQGHVGENVSEKEYEAIVKIVGILRESAQTLKEIAVEATAYYQDDFELPEVTEEMNKKERKSVEKLCSSIEDPVGKDSIKLFMEKLEKWEKDEFTVDEAKDLLHHTMDEIGEGPAKVFMPLRAVITGQARGADLFNVLYIIGKERTLKRMKAMIAKYNVL